The sequence ACAACATCGGCATTTGGAATCGAGTTTGATTCCCTTGCCGATATAATCGCTTTTGGTGCTGCACCAGCAATACTATTTTACTCCGTAGTGGGTAATAGTTTCAATAAATTTGGAATTTTAGCAACAGGGATATTTGTAGTATTTGCTGCTATAAGGTTAGCAAGATTTAATATAACAACTCAGTCAAATGAACCTAATGTATTTATTGGGCTTCCTCTTCCAACAGCTGCAATAGCTTTATCAGTTTGGATTAAAATTTATATTAATTATGATTTTGCAAAAGAATTTGAGTGGATTTACATAGTTGGAGTTATCGTTTTATCTTTATTAATGGTTAGTAATATTAGATACCCAAGTTTTAAAAAGATAAATTTTAGCCAAACAAAATTTAGACAATTTTTGATAATATCTATCTTGATTCTTTCCATATTATATCTTAGACCAATTGAGTTTTTTGTAATTGCTACAACTATTTACATTTTTTATGGTATTATTAGAGCAGTTTTAAATCTTTACACAATAAAATTTAAAAAGATAGATAAAGCTAATTAAATTAAAAATTTAAAAGGAGAGAAAATGAACACAATTCATGTTTATAAAGAAAAAATATATATAAGTATTTATTTACTATCTCTCCTTAATTTACTCAACTAAATACTTCTAAACAAACAAAATTCTTTGCTAAATTTTTAGCTTTTTACCATAAAAAAAGGAAAAACAATGAAAAATAAAATAATAATATTTGATACAACATTAAGAGATGGAGAACAAAGTCCAGGTGCTTCTATGAATACAGAAGAGAAAATTCAAATAGCAAGACAATTAGATCGCTTAGGGGTTGATGTTATGGAAGCTGGTTTCGCAGCAGCTAGTCCTGGGGATTTTGATGCTATTACTCAGATATCAAAAGAGGTTAATAATATAACAGTTTGCTCACTTTCAAGAGCTGTTGAAAGAGATATAAAAGCAGCTGCAGATGCGCTAATACAGGCTAAAAACAGAAGAATTCATACCTTTATAGCTACAAGTCCTATTCATATGGAGTATAAATTAAAAATGACTCCTGATGAAGTAATTAAAAGAGCTGTAAATGCAGTTAGTTATGCTAAAAGCCTTGTTGATGATGTTGAGTTTAGTTGTGAAGATGCAGGAAGAAGTGAGATTAGTTTTTTAAAAGAGATAGTTGATGCAACTATAAAAGCAGGTGCTACTACTATAAATCTTCCTGATACTGTTGGATATAGGCTTCCAAATGAGATGGCTTATATGATAAGCGAGCTTAGTAAGATTATAAATGGTAGAGCAATAATTTCAGTTCATAACCATAATGATTTGGGCTTAGCTACAGCAAATACACTATCTTGCATACAAGCTGGTGCTAGACAGGTTGAATGTACTGTAAATGGTATAGGGGAACGAGCAGGAAATGCAGCACTTGAAGAGATTGTTATGGCTATAAGAACTAGAAAAGATGTTTTTGCTCCACTATATACAGATATAGTTCATAAGGAAATTTACTCAACAAGCCGTTTAGTTGCTTCAATAATAGGTATGGAACCTCAAGCAAATAAAGCTATAGTTGGTAAAAATGCATTCACACATGAAAGTGGAATCCATCAAGATGGAATGCTTAAAAATTCACAAACATATGAGATAATTAAGCCATCTGATATTGGTCTTGAAATAGATGGAATGATACTTGGAAAACATTCAGGAAGACACGCATTTAAGGATAAATTGTTATCTCTTGGTTTTAATTTGGATGATAAAAATTTAAATAGTGCATTTGAAAAATTTAAAATTCTAGCAGATAGAAAAAAAGAGATATTTGACGAAGATATAAGAGCTATTGTGGCAAATGAAATAATAAAAATTGTCAAAGCTTATGAGCTAGAAATTGTAGCTGCAAATTCATGTAGTAATGGACATTCAAGTGCTAGTATTACAATAAAACATAAAGATAAAAAAATTAGTGATTCTGCATTAGGAAATGGTGCGATAGATGCGATATTTAAAACAATTGATAGAATATCTAAAATTAATGGATTGCTTAAAGATTATGATGTAAAAGCAGTAAGTCAAGGCACAGATGCCCTTGCTAAGGTTATTGTTAAAGTTGAGTTTAATAATGATAAAACAGTAATTGGACACGGCTTAGATGTGGATACCATAGAAGCAAGTGCAAAAGCATATATAAATGCATTAAACAGCTATTTAAGTGTTCAATTTTAAACAAATTAAGGGCTATTAATATATGAAAATTTTTAAAATAATTAGTCAAGTAGTTGTTAAATATATGGCTATTTTAATAGTAGCTGGTGCAGTTTTTGGTCTATTTTTTCCAAAAATGAATATAGTTATTAATAATACAAGCTGGATACCATATTTACTAGGTGTTATTATGTATGGTATGGGCCTTAGCGTAAAATTAATTGATTTTAAAGAATTAATTATAAAACCAAAATTTGTTATAGCTGGAGTGTTAGCTCAATTTATAATTATGCCACTACTAGCATGGGCTTTAGTAAGCTTGTTTAATCTTCCTATGGGTTTAGCCATAGGAGTGGTGTTGCTTGGTGCAAGTCCGGGTGGGACAGCTTCAAATGTAATAACATATTTAAGCAAAGGAGATGTTGCCCTTTCAGTTGCAATAACTAGTTGTACAACATTTCTTGCGCCTTTTGCTACTCCATTTTTAGTAAATTTAATAATTGGTCAAAAAATTGACATAAATTTAATAGCAATGTTTATAAGTGTTATAAAAATTGTAATTTTACCTATTATACTTGGAATTTTAACACATATGTTTTTGCCAAAATTAACTAAAACTTTAAAAGAAATTTTTCCATCTATATCTGCTTTGACAATTATTATAATTGTTACGGTGATTGTTGGCATAAACTCACAAAAGATACTAAGTAATTTAAGTGTTATTTTTCTAGTTGTGATTTTGCACAATATATTAGGGCTTATTTTTGGTTATTTTGTGGGCAAAACTTTAGCTAAAGATACTAAAGATATGGATAAAGTAAAAGCCATCACAATTGAAGTTGGTATGCAAAATTCAGGACTTGCTACATCACTAGCATTATTGCATTTTGCAGCCTATCCACTTGCAACTGTTCCTGGGGCTTTATTTAGTGTATGGCACAATATTTCAGGTGGGATTTTGGCTTCAATTTTTTCAAGAATGAAGTAAGTAGGTTTAATACTATTTTTAACTATTAAAGTATTATTAAAAGTAGGTATAGTAAATTTAGAGATATTTCTAAATTTACTATATTTTTACATATATTTTTTTAAAACTTCTGGAATTTTTATAGTTCCATCTTCTTGTTGATAGTTTTCCATAATTGCTATTAAGGTTCTTCCAACGGCTAAAGATGAACCATTTAATGTATGTGCTAAAATATTTTTTTTGCCATCTTTATAGCGAATTTTTGCCCTTCTTGCTTGAAAATCTCTACAATTACTAATTGAACTTATCTCTCTGTACTTATTTTGTGAAGGAAGCCAAACTTCAAGATCAATCGTTTTTGCTGCACTAAAACCAGTATCACCACTACAAAGTAACATATGTCTATGAGGGAGTTTTAAAGCACTAAGCATATCGCTTGCGCAACTTACCATATCTTCAAAAACTTTATCACTCTCATCTTGTTTTGTGATGCAAACAAGCTCAACCTTTTCAAACTGATGTTGTCTTATCATTCCTCTTGTATCTTTTCCTGCACTTCCAGCTTCTTTTCTAAAACAGTGGCTATAGCAAGTCATTTTTAAAGGTAAGTTTTCAGCAGGAATGATTTCGTTGTTATATAAATTTGTTACAGGAACTTCGCTTGTTGGAATTAAATATAAATCATCTTCAGCTTTATATAAATCATCTTCAAATTTAGGAAGTTGCCCAGTGCCATATAATATTTCTGGTCTAACTAAAAATGGAACATTTACAAGTTCAAACCCACGAGATTCATTAAAATCTATCATAAAATTTATCAAAGCTCTATTTAGTTTTGCTCCAACTCCTTTAATAGCCGTAAATCTACTACCGCTTAGTTTAACACCTCTTTCAAAATCAAGCCAACCAAGCTCTTCTCCAAGCTCATAGTGTGGTTTTGGTGTAAAGTCAAATTTAGGTATCTTTAGTATTTTTTTTAGCTCAATGTTTTCATTTTCATCTTTTCCAACAGGAATATCTTTATCCAAGATATTTGGTATAACACTTGCTAGATGATTAAGCTCATCTTCTAAAATAGTAACTTTTTCATTAAGCTCTTGAATGCTTTTTTTATTTTCTTCAAGCTCTTTTTTTAGTATAGTTATGTCCTCTTTATTTTTAGCTTTTATGCCAACTTCTTTGCTTTTTGAGTTTTGAATGGCTTGTAAATTTTCTAATTCAAGCTTTTTTTCTTTTAGTTTTTCGTAAGTATTTAATAACTCTTTTAAGGCATTTTGGTCTACTTTTTTAGCCATTAATCTCTCATTAAATTCATCAAAATTTGTCTCAATAAGTTTTAAATTTATCATATTTTCTCCATAAATTTATGCTATAAACATATACTTTGCTAGAAATATTATTATCGCAGATGTTATTAATGCAAATAGGTGTATATTACCAAATATTCCTTTTTTCTTTAAGATATATTTAGAAACTAAATTTGTAATAATCACAATCAACAAAATAAGTGCTAAAGTTGCTTTAATCACTAAAAGAGTTTGTAAGTCACTTGTAAAATATCCACCAGATTTACTTCCTACCCATGTGCTCATCATCATTCCTCCAGATAAAACAAGTATCAGAAAACAGGCTGGCATTATCTTGACACTAACTGAATTTATAGCATTATCAGTAGTGTTTATTGACTCTTTTGAAAGGTTTTTTTTAGCCATAGTTAAAATAACTACATCAAAAAATAGATAACCGACAAAGATTACTGAAGCAAATAGATGAACTATCTGAGTGTAAGGGTATATTGAACTCATATTTAATTCCTTTTATATTAAAATTAACTTACATTCTATCTAAGTTTTATAAATTTAACTTAGTATATCCCAACAAGCTCTCTAATTTTTAACATATTTTTTTTAGCAATACTTCTAGCTTTAACAGCTCCTTCTTGTAAAATTTCATCTACTTCACTTTTGTTATTTACATAATAGTCAAATTTTTCTCTTTGTTCTTTGAAATATTCCCAAATTAAATCTTTTAAATACATTTTAAAATGCCCATATCCCTCTTCGCCACTTTTATATCTTTTTATAAGTTCTTCTTGTCCACTTTGGTCTAAAAATAGTTTTGCAATATTAAAAACATTGCAATCTTTCCACTCTTTAGGTTCTTCAAGTGGCGTTGAATCAGTTATAATTTTACTTGTTTGTTTTTTTAAAGTTTTTTGTGTAGCAAAAATATCTATAGTATTTTTATAACTTTTACTCATCTTAGCACCATCTGTTCCCGGAATTGTAGCGATATTCTCCTCTGTTTTTGATTCTGGCATAGTAAATATCTCACCATAAGTGTGGTTGAATTTAGCTGCAATATCACGTGCAATTTCAATGTGTTGAATTTGATCTTTTCCGACAGGAACAATTTGTGAATCATAAAGCAGTATATCAGCAGCCATCAAAACAGGATAGCTAAAAAGCCCATGATATGGTTCAAATCCTTTGCTTACTTTGTCTTTATAACTATGAGCTCTTTCAAGTAGTCCCATAGGTGTAAACTGGCTAAGTATCCAATATAACTCTAATACCTCTTTAACATCACTTTGAACCCAAAATATACTTCTTTGTGGATCAATCCCAAGTGCTAAAAATGCACAAGCTGCCTCAAAAGTACTCTCTTTTAAACTTAGACCATCACTATTTGATGTCATAGCATGATAGTTTGCTATGAAAATAAACATTTCATTGTCGCCTGAATTTTGATTTTCTACCATAGGTTTTATACTAGCAAAGTAGTTACCAATGTGTAGTTTTCCAGAAGGTTGAAGTCCTGTTAATACTCTCAACTTTTATCCTTTTTAAGTTCTTTGTTTATCTCTTTTATTATATTTTTTATCTTTTTATTTTCAACATCTATTATGATATCAGCAACTTTTTTATACTCTTTATCTCTTTTTTTATGAAGCTCTTTGGCTTTTTGAATATCTTTTAACAGTGGTCTTTTTTCAATTTTTTTATTAGCATTTGGACTTTGTTTGATTCTATCCATAATGCCTTCAAATGATGATTTTAAGTATATTATAGTTCCTATGTTTTTTAAATTTTTTACTTTATAGAAACCACCACCTGTTGATATGATGGAATTATTTACAGATTTTTCTAAATATTTTGCTAAATTTTGCTCCATCTGTCTAAATTTTTTTTCGCCAAATTCTTTAAATATATTTTTGATTTTCATATTATAAGCACTTTCTATCATATCATCACAATCAAGATTAAAAAGATTTAGCTCATCTCTTAAGGCTCTGGCGGTTGCACCTTTGCCAACACCCATAAAACCTATTAAAACTATATTATTTTTCTTCTTCATCTTTTCCTCTATTTTTTGGGATTACAACTATAGGCGTTCCTTCTAAATTAAATTTCTCTCTTATCTTATTTATTAAATATCTTTTATAACTAAAATGAAGAGTTTTAGGTCTATTCATAATTAAAGCAATCTTTGGAGGCGCCACTCCAAATTGTACCGCATAATAAATCTTAACAAGTTTTCCTTTATCGTGCGGAATAGGGTGCGTTATAGTTACCTCTTTTATAAATTCATTTAGTTTTGAAGTTTGAATTTTTTTTGTGTAGTTATTATAAACTTCTAATATAAGAGAATATATTTTATGAACTCTTTTTCCCATTAGTGCAGAAACTGTAATTATTGGTGCATAGCTAAGAAATTTAAATTTATCTCTTATCTCCTTGCAAGCCTCTTTATAATCTTGTTCTGTTTTATTTTCCCATTTGTTTAAAACTATTATTATTCCAAGTTTAAATTTGTCAGCAAGTCCAGCTATCCTTTCATCAAGCTCCGTAAGTGGTTCAGAACTATCTAATACAAGTAGTGTAATATCTGATTTTTCTAAAACCTTTTCAGTTCTATTTAGTGCAAATCTCTCAATGCCCTCTATTCTTCCTCTTTTTCTAATGCCAGCAGTATCTACAAACTCAAATACTCTATCTTCGTAAATATAGCTTTCATTTACAGGATCTATCGTAGTTCCAGCTATACTACTTACAACACTTCTTTTTTCTTTTACTAAAGCGTTTAGTAAAGAGCTTTTTCCAACATTAACACGACCTATAATCCCAACTTCTATAGGTTTGTTTTCATAATCTTCATTATCTTTAAACTCCCCATCTTCACTTAAATTTTCTAAAAAATCATCAAGTGTCTCTTCTTCATCAGGTTTTAACTCATCTTTTAAATGAGGATATATAAATTTTAAAAGATCTTCTATTCCTGTGTTATGACTTACGGAGATTAAAAACATATCTTGTATACCAAACTCATTAAATTCAAAGCTTCTTAGTTCATCTTTTTCATTATCAACTTTATTTATAATTAAAGCAATTGGTTTATCTAGCTTCATTAAAGAGTATAAAATTCTCTTATCTTCATCTTGTGGCATCATTTTACCATCTACCATAAATAAGATAATATCTGAATTACGTGCCTCTTCTAATGTTTTTGCTTGAACATTTTTAAATAGTTCATTGCTTTCATCGAGCCCACCACTATCTATCAATATGCAGCTTCTATCAAAAATTTCTATCTCTGTTTTGTTGGTATCTCTTGTGGTTCCGCTTACATCGCTTGTAATAGCGATTCTTTCTCTAGCTAAGCGATTAAAAAGAGAACTTTTGCCAACATTTGGTCTGCCTATTAAAATAACTTTTTGCAATTTTTTTATCCTTTAAAAATTTTTATTATACAAAAATTTAGCTGAATTTCACTACAATTATACATTAAAAGGAAAAAATTGAGTATTAAAAGATTTATTGTAAGATATTTAGGTGTCTACTATATGCTACTTGCCTCAATTGCGTTTGCTTTTACAGGGGCTTTTGCAAAGGTTGTAAGTGCCGATATACCATCTGTTGAGGTTGTATTTTTTAGAAATTTTATAGGGCTTTTATTAATAGGTTTTGCAATTTTTAAAAACCCAGTTAGGCAAAAAGGTGGTAAACCTTGGCTTTTATTTTTTAGGGGATTTGCAGGTGCTATATCAATTTTAGCTTTTTTTTATAATATTGCAAATATGGGACTTGCAGAAGCTTTTACATTTTCAAAAACGGCACCAATTTTTGTATCTTTTATAGCGGCTTTGTTTTTAAAGGAGAAGCTAAGTTTTATTTCATGGTTTGCTATTTTAGGTGGATTTATTGGAATTATATTTGTTATGCAACCAGAACTTGGGTTTAAAAAAACTGATGTTATGGGGATATTGAATGGTTTTTTTGCTGCACTTGCATATCTTAGTGTTCATGATTTAAGAAAGTATTATGATACAAAAGTTATAGTGCTTTCGTTTGTTCTTATAGGTAGTGTCACTCCTTTAATGTTGATGATAGTTAGTGAATTTTTTGTGATTCCAGCTTATTTTGATTTTATGGCTGCAAAGTTTGTTTTGCCTAAGCTATCATCTTGGACTTTAATAATTTTAATGGGAATTTGTGGAATATTGTATCAAACATATCTCACAAAGGCATTTGCAGCTAGTAAAAAAGCAGGTCCCGTTGCTGTTATAAGTTATAGCGATATTATATTTACAATGATTTTAGGATTATTTTTAGGCGATAGTTTACCAAATATGTTAGGAGCTTTAGGTATAATACTTATTATTATAAGTGGTATAGCTGTTGCTATGGACAATAAATAAGGAGAAAGATGATACTAATATCAGGACCTTGCGTTATAGAAAGCGAAGAGATTGTAATGCAAGTTGCAGAAAAATTAACTAAATTTAATGAAGATAAAAGGATTGATTTTTATTTTAAATCAAGTTTTGATAAAGCAAATAGAACTAGCATTCATTCATTTAGAGGACCAGGTTTAGAAAGGGGTTGTGAAATTTTAGAAAAAGTTAAAAAGAAATTTGGCTATAAAATTTTAACAGATATTCATGAAAGTTATCAAGCAAAGCCAGTTTCTGAGGTTGCTGATGTTTTGCAAATTCCAGCATTTTTATGTCGTCAAACTGATTTATTAGTTGGGGCTGCAAAGACAAAATCTATTGTAAATATAAAAAAAGGTCAATTTTTGTCAGCTGATAATATGAAATATAGTGTTAAAAAAGTTTTAGAAACAAGAGGAATATCGGAAGATGGATATGAAATTGCTAAACAAAATGGTGTTTGGCTAACCGAGCGAGGAACTACTTTTGGTTATGGGAATTTAGTGGTTGATATGAGAAATTTGCCTATAATGCGAGAGTATGCACCTGTGATTTTTGATGCAACTCATAGTGTTCAAATGCCAGGAACTTTAAATGGTAAAAGTGGAGGAGATAGTTTTTATGTTCCATATCTTGCAAGGGCAGCTGCTAGTGTTGGGGTTGATGGATTTTTCTATGAAACACATATTAATCCTTGCGAAGCACTTTGCGATGGACCAAATATGCTAAATATAGAAGAGCTATCAAAAGTTATTAAAGAAACATTAAAAATAGAAGAAATTTTAAAAGGATAAAAATGAAAGTAATTGAGGGAAAACTTAGTTTAAACGGTAGTGAAAGAGTTGCTATAATAAATGCAAGATTTAATCACATTATTACAGATAGATTGGTTGAGGGTGCAAAAGACGCTTTTTTAAGACATGGTGGAAGTGATGAAAATTTAGATTTAATCTTAGTTCCAGGTGCATTTGAAATTCCAATGGCTTTAAATTTAGCTTTAAAAAGTGGAAAATATGATGCGGTTTGTTGTGTTGGTGCAGTTATACGTGGCTCAACTCCTCATTTTGATTATGTTGCAGCTGAAACTACAAAAGGTGTTGCAAACACAGCTTTAAAATATGATATCCCTGTGACTTTTGGTGTTCTTACAACTGATACAATAGAACAAGCCATAGAAAGAGCTGGAAGTAAAGCAGGCAACAAAGGATTTGAAGCTATGACAGGTATTGTAGAGCTTTTAAGCCTTTATTCTAAAATTAAGGGTTAAAATAATGGCTACAAGACATCAAGTAAGGCAAAGTGTTATCTCATTACTTTATGCTAATGAAATGGGTAGCGAAATGCAGGAATTTTGCGATGAATATTTAGAAGATAGAAAGATAAGAAATAGACAAAGAGACTTTACTAATAGCCTATTAAATGGAATTTTAAATAACTTAGAAAAAATAGATGAGTCTTTAAATGAAAATTTAAGTGAATATAAAATTGATGAAGTTTCAGCCGTTGATAGGGCAATTTTAAGACTTGGAGCTTATGAAATACTTCATACAGATACAGATAATGCGGTTATTATAAATGAAGCTATTGAGCTTGCAAAAGAGATGAGCAATGATACAAGTCCTAAATTTGTAAATGGAGTTTTAGACGCTTTGGTGAAAAAATAAGAGAATAAATGAAAAAACTTATTTTAATATTTGTTTTTAATGTTTTTCTTTTTGGAGATGATTTGGCTGTAAAGTATGATATAAAATTTGGTATTTTTGGAAAAATCGGTGAAGCCAATGCCTTGCTTGTAAGAGATGAGGTAAATAAAACTTATGAAGTTAGTATGGACGCAAAAGCTTTTGGTATGGCTAATAGGCTAAGTGGAGATAGAAGAGAGTATTTTTATAGTAAAGGAAAAATTTATAAAGATTTGCTTGTTCCCGATGTTTATAAACATATAGTTGAAAGAGATAGAAAGGGAAAACGCTATACACGTGAAAAAACTTATAAATTTGACTATTATAAACAAAAGATAGAGTACATAAGTACTTCACGCTATGAAGGTGAGCCTAAAAAAGAGCCAAGCGTTGAAAATTTACACTATTTTGCACATAATGATTTGCTTACATTGTTCTTTAATTTTTTTAAAATTAAAACAGATAAAGAATATTTTTCATTGATTGCAGTTGGTGCTAACAAAGAAGATGGAAGAGTCGATATTAAAATTCCACAAAATAGAGATAAAATGAGGCTTCAAAAGGCATTAAACACTGATACCCAGCCATACATTGCATATATAAATCAAAAGATATTTTCATCTAAAAGAGGAGAACTTCATCTTGCTCTTGATGAGAGAGGGTATGCTACTAAAGCTATTTTAAAAGATGTTGTGTTTTTTGGAGATATAGTTGGAGAAATTTCAAAATAAGATAATTTAAGCACCATATCAGCTTAAAAAAGTTATAATAACTCTTCAATTTTTGGACAGATGGGTGAGTGGCTGAAACCACACCCCTGCTAAGGGTGCAAGTCTTAATAGGGCTTCGAGGGTTCAAATCCCTCTCTGTCCGCCACTATCTATAGTAGTCTAACTCTATTACTTCTATTGATATTTTATATCTACTATTGCTATCAATTTGATTATTTGCATAATCATTTTATTTTTTATATCCTTAATCCTTTTTTAAAATATTTATTAATTTTTCATCATTCATTAATTTTGCAAAAGCTAAAAGCCTATTTAACATATCATCTATTTTTTCATTTTTATCTTTTAAATATTTTAAAGATAAATCCAAAAAATAAAGCTCATTGTCATATATATATCCATATATTCTTTTGATTTAAAAAACTCAAGATGTTCATTGGTAGCTCTACCATTTTTAAGGCTAAAATATTTAGTTTTAGTATAAAATGGTTTTAAAATTTCATAAGTTATATTTACTAAAAGAGTATCATTTACAATGGCACCATTTTCCAAATAAAGTTTAAAAAGTTGCTTCTATTTGTTGTCATGTGCCTGCGTTAAAAGCGTTACTTTAAAATTATTATAATCTAAATTTATATCTATTTTATCTTTATACTTATTAAAAAAATCCATTAAATAGTTTTCATCCATAATCTCGGTTGCACGCTGAAAAGGAGTAAGAGAAGTATCATCAATTTCATAATTCAAATCAGCACCATTTTGCACTAAAAATTCAAAAAATGGTTTTGTTTTATCGCCATTTGACTTAATATAAAAAACTAATGCGCAATCTAGCGGTCTTAAATTTCCTACATCCCTACAATTTATTAAATTTGGAAATTTGTTTAAAATCTTAACAAATTCATCAAAATTCCCATTGTAAATTGTATCAGTTAAATCATTTATTTTTTTATTTCCAACACACTCTTTTTGTGAATTTTTTTCTAAATTTGCAAAAGAAAAACCAAAAACTAAAAATAGAGCTAAAACTATCTTTTCCATGCATTACTCTCTCGTAGTATTTTATTTCATTTTTTATCATTTTATTTAATATAATCAGCCACAAAAACTTGTAATAAATACACATTGTCTTTATCTTTCACAGCTTTCATAAACTCATACACTTTAGCATAAGCACTCATTTTATCTTTATCAAAATAAATTTTTTTTGACTTCAGAAATTTAATAAACTCTAAAATATATTGATGTGATAAGGCTTTTTTATCTTGAAAATCTTTGTCTTTATGAATTTTTAGTAAGAAGTTTTTATCTATTTCTTTGCCATAAAAGAAATCTAAAATCTTTGGATATTT is a genomic window of Campylobacter blaseri containing:
- the pssA gene encoding CDP-diacylglycerol--serine O-phosphatidyltransferase, coding for MYIIPNLFTASSCFFGILSIVASIGGNYEKAVIYIFISLLLDGLDGRVARMTKTTSAFGIEFDSLADIIAFGAAPAILFYSVVGNSFNKFGILATGIFVVFAAIRLARFNITTQSNEPNVFIGLPLPTAAIALSVWIKIYINYDFAKEFEWIYIVGVIVLSLLMVSNIRYPSFKKINFSQTKFRQFLIISILILSILYLRPIEFFVIATTIYIFYGIIRAVLNLYTIKFKKIDKAN
- a CDS encoding 2-isopropylmalate synthase, translating into MKNKIIIFDTTLRDGEQSPGASMNTEEKIQIARQLDRLGVDVMEAGFAAASPGDFDAITQISKEVNNITVCSLSRAVERDIKAAADALIQAKNRRIHTFIATSPIHMEYKLKMTPDEVIKRAVNAVSYAKSLVDDVEFSCEDAGRSEISFLKEIVDATIKAGATTINLPDTVGYRLPNEMAYMISELSKIINGRAIISVHNHNDLGLATANTLSCIQAGARQVECTVNGIGERAGNAALEEIVMAIRTRKDVFAPLYTDIVHKEIYSTSRLVASIIGMEPQANKAIVGKNAFTHESGIHQDGMLKNSQTYEIIKPSDIGLEIDGMILGKHSGRHAFKDKLLSLGFNLDDKNLNSAFEKFKILADRKKEIFDEDIRAIVANEIIKIVKAYELEIVAANSCSNGHSSASITIKHKDKKISDSALGNGAIDAIFKTIDRISKINGLLKDYDVKAVSQGTDALAKVIVKVEFNNDKTVIGHGLDVDTIEASAKAYINALNSYLSVQF
- a CDS encoding bile acid:sodium symporter family protein translates to MKIFKIISQVVVKYMAILIVAGAVFGLFFPKMNIVINNTSWIPYLLGVIMYGMGLSVKLIDFKELIIKPKFVIAGVLAQFIIMPLLAWALVSLFNLPMGLAIGVVLLGASPGGTASNVITYLSKGDVALSVAITSCTTFLAPFATPFLVNLIIGQKIDINLIAMFISVIKIVILPIILGILTHMFLPKLTKTLKEIFPSISALTIIIIVTVIVGINSQKILSNLSVIFLVVILHNILGLIFGYFVGKTLAKDTKDMDKVKAITIEVGMQNSGLATSLALLHFAAYPLATVPGALFSVWHNISGGILASIFSRMK
- the serS gene encoding serine--tRNA ligase — protein: MINLKLIETNFDEFNERLMAKKVDQNALKELLNTYEKLKEKKLELENLQAIQNSKSKEVGIKAKNKEDITILKKELEENKKSIQELNEKVTILEDELNHLASVIPNILDKDIPVGKDENENIELKKILKIPKFDFTPKPHYELGEELGWLDFERGVKLSGSRFTAIKGVGAKLNRALINFMIDFNESRGFELVNVPFLVRPEILYGTGQLPKFEDDLYKAEDDLYLIPTSEVPVTNLYNNEIIPAENLPLKMTCYSHCFRKEAGSAGKDTRGMIRQHQFEKVELVCITKQDESDKVFEDMVSCASDMLSALKLPHRHMLLCSGDTGFSAAKTIDLEVWLPSQNKYREISSISNCRDFQARRAKIRYKDGKKNILAHTLNGSSLAVGRTLIAIMENYQQEDGTIKIPEVLKKYM
- a CDS encoding copper resistance protein CopD translates to MSSIYPYTQIVHLFASVIFVGYLFFDVVILTMAKKNLSKESINTTDNAINSVSVKIMPACFLILVLSGGMMMSTWVGSKSGGYFTSDLQTLLVIKATLALILLIVIITNLVSKYILKKKGIFGNIHLFALITSAIIIFLAKYMFIA
- the trpS gene encoding tryptophan--tRNA ligase; translated protein: MRVLTGLQPSGKLHIGNYFASIKPMVENQNSGDNEMFIFIANYHAMTSNSDGLSLKESTFEAACAFLALGIDPQRSIFWVQSDVKEVLELYWILSQFTPMGLLERAHSYKDKVSKGFEPYHGLFSYPVLMAADILLYDSQIVPVGKDQIQHIEIARDIAAKFNHTYGEIFTMPESKTEENIATIPGTDGAKMSKSYKNTIDIFATQKTLKKQTSKIITDSTPLEEPKEWKDCNVFNIAKLFLDQSGQEELIKRYKSGEEGYGHFKMYLKDLIWEYFKEQREKFDYYVNNKSEVDEILQEGAVKARSIAKKNMLKIRELVGIY
- a CDS encoding shikimate kinase, with amino-acid sequence MKKKNNIVLIGFMGVGKGATARALRDELNLFNLDCDDMIESAYNMKIKNIFKEFGEKKFRQMEQNLAKYLEKSVNNSIISTGGGFYKVKNLKNIGTIIYLKSSFEGIMDRIKQSPNANKKIEKRPLLKDIQKAKELHKKRDKEYKKVADIIIDVENKKIKNIIKEINKELKKDKS
- the der gene encoding ribosome biogenesis GTPase Der; translated protein: MQKVILIGRPNVGKSSLFNRLARERIAITSDVSGTTRDTNKTEIEIFDRSCILIDSGGLDESNELFKNVQAKTLEEARNSDIILFMVDGKMMPQDEDKRILYSLMKLDKPIALIINKVDNEKDELRSFEFNEFGIQDMFLISVSHNTGIEDLLKFIYPHLKDELKPDEEETLDDFLENLSEDGEFKDNEDYENKPIEVGIIGRVNVGKSSLLNALVKEKRSVVSSIAGTTIDPVNESYIYEDRVFEFVDTAGIRKRGRIEGIERFALNRTEKVLEKSDITLLVLDSSEPLTELDERIAGLADKFKLGIIIVLNKWENKTEQDYKEACKEIRDKFKFLSYAPIITVSALMGKRVHKIYSLILEVYNNYTKKIQTSKLNEFIKEVTITHPIPHDKGKLVKIYYAVQFGVAPPKIALIMNRPKTLHFSYKRYLINKIREKFNLEGTPIVVIPKNRGKDEEEK
- a CDS encoding DMT family transporter, with protein sequence MSIKRFIVRYLGVYYMLLASIAFAFTGAFAKVVSADIPSVEVVFFRNFIGLLLIGFAIFKNPVRQKGGKPWLLFFRGFAGAISILAFFYNIANMGLAEAFTFSKTAPIFVSFIAALFLKEKLSFISWFAILGGFIGIIFVMQPELGFKKTDVMGILNGFFAALAYLSVHDLRKYYDTKVIVLSFVLIGSVTPLMLMIVSEFFVIPAYFDFMAAKFVLPKLSSWTLIILMGICGILYQTYLTKAFAASKKAGPVAVISYSDIIFTMILGLFLGDSLPNMLGALGIILIIISGIAVAMDNK